The following proteins come from a genomic window of Pseudomonas hygromyciniae:
- a CDS encoding type II toxin-antitoxin system RelE/ParE family toxin has translation MELKWTSSALSDISRLYEFLAAVNQSAAAHAVQRLTAAPTTLLANPRIGERLEEFEARDVRRIQIGQYEMRYEIVDSTIYLLRLWHTREDR, from the coding sequence ATGGAGTTGAAGTGGACGAGCAGCGCGCTGTCCGACATTAGCCGGCTTTATGAGTTTCTGGCCGCGGTGAATCAATCTGCCGCCGCACACGCCGTGCAGCGCCTCACAGCCGCGCCAACGACGCTGTTGGCCAACCCACGCATCGGCGAACGTCTGGAAGAGTTCGAAGCAAGGGATGTGCGCCGAATTCAGATCGGCCAGTATGAGATGCGCTACGAAATAGTGGACTCCACAATCTATCTACTGCGCCTGTGGCACACCCGGGAGGATCGGTAA
- a CDS encoding CopG family ribbon-helix-helix protein: MATPGKTRSVTAHVPEQLAQKVDLMAERLERSKNWIVRQALSAWIDQEEERSRLTREALADVDAGRVIDHQAVQAWADSLSTDAPLPVPR, from the coding sequence ATGGCAACCCCAGGGAAAACCCGATCTGTCACGGCTCACGTCCCTGAGCAACTGGCCCAAAAAGTCGATTTGATGGCAGAACGCCTGGAGCGCTCCAAAAACTGGATCGTCAGACAGGCGCTCTCCGCTTGGATCGACCAGGAAGAAGAACGTAGCCGACTGACACGCGAAGCCTTGGCAGATGTTGACGCTGGACGCGTCATTGATCACCAAGCAGTCCAAGCCTGGGCGGACAGCCTAAGCACCGACGCGCCATTGCCGGTACCACGCTAA
- a CDS encoding YqaA family protein encodes MLAGYAGLFFSAFGAATLLPLQSEAVLVALLLNGNYSVGLLLGIATLGNVLGSLVNWLLGRSVEVFKDRRWFPVSTAQLEKARSHYRRWGHWSLLLSWVPIIGDPLTLVAGVMKEPLWRFLLIVSLAKAARYAVVAMLTLHWM; translated from the coding sequence ATGCTCGCAGGCTATGCAGGGCTGTTTTTCAGCGCCTTCGGCGCCGCCACGCTGTTGCCACTGCAATCGGAAGCGGTACTCGTCGCGCTGCTGCTCAATGGCAACTACTCGGTAGGGTTGCTGCTGGGGATCGCGACCCTGGGCAATGTCTTGGGCTCGTTGGTCAACTGGTTGTTGGGGCGCTCGGTCGAAGTGTTCAAGGACCGCCGCTGGTTTCCCGTCAGCACCGCACAACTGGAAAAGGCCCGTAGCCACTATCGACGCTGGGGACATTGGTCGCTGCTGCTCAGTTGGGTACCGATCATTGGCGATCCACTGACCCTGGTGGCCGGGGTGATGAAGGAGCCGCTATGGCGTTTTTTGTTAATCGTCAGCCTGGCCAAGGCGGCTCGTTATGCCGTGGTGGCAATGCTGACGCTGCACTGGATGTAA
- a CDS encoding D-2-hydroxyacid dehydrogenase family protein yields the protein MSVQIAVIDDWQNVARDVVDWSALEAIGKVHFLHDYPADTATLIERLQGFEVICLMRERTTFDKALLQGLPALKLLVTGGMRNAAIDLAAAKALGIQVCGTDSYKHAAPELTWALIMASTRNLLAEANSLRAGQWQQGLGGDLHGKTLGILGLGSIGQRVAQFGQVFGMRVIAWSENLTIERAAAVGVTWVSKRELFEQADVLSIHLVLSERSRGLVDAQALGWMKPSARLVNTARGPIVDEAALIDALRHGRLAGAALDVFAHEPLPVDHPFRHLPNVLATPHVGYVSEHNYRQFYGQMIDDIQAWASGQALRSLI from the coding sequence ATGTCAGTACAGATAGCAGTCATTGACGATTGGCAAAATGTGGCACGTGACGTAGTGGATTGGTCCGCCCTGGAAGCGATCGGCAAGGTGCACTTCCTGCATGACTATCCCGCCGACACCGCGACCCTGATCGAGCGTTTGCAGGGTTTTGAGGTGATTTGCCTGATGCGTGAGCGCACAACCTTCGACAAGGCGCTGTTGCAGGGACTGCCGGCCCTTAAATTGCTGGTCACCGGCGGCATGCGCAACGCGGCCATCGACCTCGCCGCCGCCAAGGCCCTGGGCATCCAGGTGTGTGGCACCGACAGCTACAAACACGCGGCGCCCGAGCTGACCTGGGCCCTGATCATGGCTTCCACCCGCAATCTACTGGCCGAAGCGAATTCCTTGCGCGCCGGCCAGTGGCAGCAAGGGCTGGGCGGCGATCTACATGGCAAGACCCTGGGCATCCTCGGTTTGGGCAGCATCGGCCAGCGCGTGGCGCAGTTTGGCCAAGTGTTTGGCATGCGCGTGATTGCGTGGAGTGAAAACCTCACCATAGAACGGGCGGCGGCTGTCGGGGTGACCTGGGTCAGCAAGCGCGAGCTGTTCGAGCAGGCAGATGTTCTGTCGATTCACCTGGTACTCAGCGAGCGCAGCCGTGGCCTGGTAGATGCCCAGGCCCTGGGCTGGATGAAACCCAGCGCGCGCCTGGTCAACACCGCACGCGGGCCGATCGTCGATGAGGCGGCGTTGATCGATGCGCTGCGCCATGGGCGATTGGCGGGCGCGGCGCTGGATGTGTTCGCACATGAGCCGTTGCCAGTCGATCACCCGTTTCGCCATCTGCCCAATGTATTGGCCACACCCCATGTGGGCTATGTCAGCGAGCACAACTACCGGCAGTTCTATGGGCAGATGATCGACGACATCCAGGCGTGGGCCAGTGGGCAGGCATTGCGCAGCCTGATCTGA
- a CDS encoding DUF411 domain-containing protein — MKTTLRLTLLSALFISTLAQAAELIPIDVHRDANCGCCKKWISHLESNGFKVNDHVEADMSSVKQRLGVAPRLASCHTAVIDGKFVEGHVPADQVLALRKRDDLLGIAAPGMPMGSPGMEMDGMSDAYQVIGLTREGKDVVVAEYPAH, encoded by the coding sequence ATGAAAACCACCCTGCGCCTGACGTTGCTGTCGGCCCTGTTCATATCCACCCTGGCCCAGGCCGCCGAGTTGATCCCGATTGACGTGCACCGTGATGCCAATTGCGGCTGCTGCAAGAAGTGGATCAGCCACCTGGAAAGCAACGGCTTCAAGGTCAACGACCATGTTGAAGCCGATATGAGTTCGGTCAAACAGCGACTGGGCGTAGCACCCCGCCTGGCGTCCTGCCATACCGCGGTGATCGACGGCAAATTCGTCGAAGGCCACGTACCCGCCGATCAGGTATTGGCCCTGCGCAAGCGTGACGACCTGCTGGGCATCGCCGCACCGGGCATGCCCATGGGCTCGCCGGGCATGGAAATGGATGGCATGAGCGACGCCTATCAAGTCATTGGCCTGACCCGCGAAGGCAAAGATGTAGTGGTCGCCGAATACCCGGCCCACTGA